Within the Pseudomonas fulva genome, the region GTGGAGTTCTACAGCGTGCAGAAGCCGGGCAGCACCGGCGAGATGCTGCCGTTCCTGCGTGGCAAGCTGACGCCTCTGGAAGCGCTCGAAGGCATGGAGTCGATTCCCGCCAGCCCGGCCATCGCCATCTGGGATCAGCAGGGTAACCTGGCCTATGCCGGCCCCTACAGCGAAGGGTTGGTGTGCAACTCCTCGAACAGTTTCGTCGAGCCGATTCTCGACGCCTTGTCGGCCAATCGCAGCGTCTCGGCGGCCAATACCATGGCGGTGGGTTGCTACTGCGACTGGCAGGCGAAAGAGGGTTCCTGACTTACCCCAGTAACCCATGAGTTCCTCGTGGTTGTGGCTGTGCGACATATTGCCGCGCAACTGCGCGGATATGAGCCACTATTATGAGTCGCAACTCTCCCGGTGATGCGCGCTCGGTTCGTGAGCGGTCTTCCGCTCTCGCGCTACAGGTGCGGTCATGTGGGGCTTTGCGAGTAAAGCGAGCTGTTGCCAGCTGCCGGATAGCGGCTGGTTTGGCAGGGTCGGGGCAGGCCGGGGCGAGCAATACACCCCGACTATTTGTAGGCCCATCGTCGTTATGCGGTTGGTTTTTTTGGCTGCGTAACCGAAAATGTCGCCCCCTCCGTTTAGTAGTTTCGAAGCTGAAACGATTTCGGTGCCTCGGCGCATCGTTTTCCTGGCATGCCCGGTGGCATTGGGCGTCAGGCTGAACAGAACGCTATGTGGGATATCACTTTGCTGAAGGTCGTGAAATGAGAGAAGAGAAGTACCACCGCTTGTTCCGCACGCTTCTGACGATTGTCGTGGCCGTCTCCCTGAGTGGCTGCGACTGGGCTCTTTTCGATTCGAAAGGGCAAATCGGCATCGAGCAGCGCAACCTGATCATTACCGCCACTCTGCTGATGCTGATCGTGGTGGTACCCGTCATTTTCATGACCATTCTGTTCGCCTGGCGCTACCGCGCTTCGAACAAGGACGCGACCTACGCGCCTGAGTGGGCTCACTCGCACAAGATCGAGGCCATCGTCTGGGGCGTTCCGTGCGTGATCATCATCGTGCTGGCGGTGATCACCTGGAAGACCACTCACTCGCTCGATCCTTACCGGCCCATCGAGCACGAGAACAAGCCGCTGACCGTCGAAGTGGTCTCTCTGGACTGGAAATGGCTGTTCATCTATCCCGAGCAAGGCATCGCTTCGGTCAATGAGCTGTACATCCCGGACAATACGCCGATCAGCTTCCAGATCACTTCGCAGAGCGTGATGAACACCTTCTTCATCCCGCAGCTCGGCGGCATGGTCTACGCCATGGGCGGCATGCGCACCCAGTTGCACCTGATTGCCAACGAGCCGGGTGAATTCTTCGGCCTGTCGGGCAACTACAGCGGTCATGGTTTCACCGGCATGAAGTTCGCCGTGCATGCCACCAGCAACGAAGAGTTCGAGCAGTGGGTGGCCAAGGCCAAGCAGTCGCCGAACACGCTGGACTTCAATGGCAGCTACCAGATGCTGGCCAAGGCGAGTGAAAACAACCCAGTCGAGTACTTCAATGCTCAGCCAGGTCTGTTCCGGCAGATCCTCGGCCAGTACATCGATTACAAGAGCAACCCTGTGAGCGAAGCCGCGCACGCTTCAGGTGCGGAGGAATAAACGATGTTCGGAAAGCTGACACTAGATGCAATACCCCTGCACGAGCCCATCCTTGTAGTCACCATGATCGCGGTGGCTCTGGGTGGTATCGGTGTGGTCGCCGCCCTGACCTACTTCAAGAAGTGGGGCTACCTGTGGACCGAGTGGCTGACCTCGGTCGACCACAAG harbors:
- the cyoA gene encoding ubiquinol oxidase subunit II, whose translation is MREEKYHRLFRTLLTIVVAVSLSGCDWALFDSKGQIGIEQRNLIITATLLMLIVVVPVIFMTILFAWRYRASNKDATYAPEWAHSHKIEAIVWGVPCVIIIVLAVITWKTTHSLDPYRPIEHENKPLTVEVVSLDWKWLFIYPEQGIASVNELYIPDNTPISFQITSQSVMNTFFIPQLGGMVYAMGGMRTQLHLIANEPGEFFGLSGNYSGHGFTGMKFAVHATSNEEFEQWVAKAKQSPNTLDFNGSYQMLAKASENNPVEYFNAQPGLFRQILGQYIDYKSNPVSEAAHASGAEE
- a CDS encoding DUF6436 domain-containing protein translates to MSQEQAAPSKRFLLILCLLALVIVVAMAAWAWSRFGVSYLRPFGDQEQQAVFFQGGGLKLPAELAGPGKIRVVHFWDPQCPCHKETDAHLNYLIGLYRFSGVEFYSVQKPGSTGEMLPFLRGKLTPLEALEGMESIPASPAIAIWDQQGNLAYAGPYSEGLVCNSSNSFVEPILDALSANRSVSAANTMAVGCYCDWQAKEGS